The genomic window GACGCGGACGGGACGGTCGTCCGGAACCTGACGCTATGGGTATCCATGGGGGGCGCCGGGCCCTTCCAGTGGATGCCCGACCTGAAGCGCTGGTACCGCGCCGAGCAGGCCCGCAAGAAGATCGAGAAGAAGGACCTGTTCTTCACCCTGGCCCGCCCGACGCGGCCGCCGGGCAAGTACAAGGTCGCCTGGGACGGCAAGGACACGCAGGGCCGGCCGGTGCCCCGCGGCGAGTACACCATCCTCATCGACGCGGTCCGCGAGCACGGGACGTACCAGCACCTGCAGAAGAAGGTCGAGCTCGGCGACGCCCCGTTCCGCGAGGAGCTGAAGGGGGACGTCGAGATCAAGTCCGCGACGATCGAATACCGCCGCAAGGACGCGGCGAAGCCGGCCCGATGAGATGAGGTGAGCGGCCCGATGGCGACGACCCATTCGCAACACGTCCGCCGCCAGCTCTCGCTGCGCGTCGTCAAGGTTGCCCGATGGCTGCATATCTACGCGTCGATGCTCGGCCTGGCGGCCGTGCTCTTCTTCAGCGCGACGGGGATCACGCTCAACCACCCGGACTGGTTCTTCGGCGAGCGGGCGTCGAGCACGTCCGCGGAGGGGACGATCGACCTCGCCCTGCTCCACGTGAAGACCGCCGCCCCGGGGCCCGCGCGGCCGCCGTCGGAACCGTCCGATCCCGCGGAGCCCGCCGAGGATCCGCCGCCCCCGGACCTCTCGGCGGAGGTGGCGAAGCTCGAGGTCGTCGAGGCGCTGCGGACGGCCCACGGCATCGGCGGGGCGCTCGTCGACTTCAAGGTGGACGAGCAGGAGTGCTCCGTCACGTTCAAGGGGCCGGGCTATTCGGCGGATGCGTTCATCGACCGGGAGTCGGGCAAGTACACGCTGACGGAATCGCGCCACGGCGTCGTCGCCGTGCTCAATGACCTGCACAAGGGGCGCGACACCGGCCCGGTCTGGTCCGCGGTCATCGACGTGTCGGCCGTCGTCCTCGTCTTCATCTCGCTGACGGGCCTGATCCTCCTCTTCTACCTCAAGCTACGCCGCGTGCCCGGCGTGGTCGTGGCGATCGCCGGCACGCTCCTCGTCCTGGCCCTCTACTACTGGGGCGTGCCCTGATCGCGAGCGTCCTCGGCGGGAGCCGCCTCCGTGCGGCGGCCGGGTGGACTTGGCCGGCGTCCCCGCGAGAGCCATCGGGTGGCTGTGGTGGAGCGTAGCGACACCACGGGACCGCCTCCGCCTACGCGAACGGCGCAGGCCCGCCCCGAAGGCCGAGGCGATGCCCCCTCTGCGAGTCTGCCACCCCCGACGCGGGCTTCAGCCGGATGAACCGCGACTCCCTGCAACACGATCCCCGGCGAACCCGATCCGCCCCGACGTGTCATTACCGCTCGGCGGGAGCAGGTGCTCAGCATGGGTCCGGGGACGATCGGGGCGGCGAGATGGACGCCAGGCCGAAGTCGAACAAGCAGAAGCGACAGGAGCTGAAGGAGAAGCAGGCCCGCAGGGCCGTGCGCGCGGCGGAGCAGCGGGAAAGCCCCCGGGCCAAGGCCGCGGCGCTCACGGCCCGCGCCGACTGGTCGCTCCGGCGGGCGAAGGGCATGCACCGCAACCTGCCCCGGTTCCTGGAGCGGCTCGAGGCCGAGACCATGCCCAGCACGCGGGCGGCCAACGGGCTGGAGCACCTCGCGGCGCTCTACGGCACGGTGAACCGGGCGAAGCCCAACCAGTACCCGCTGGTGCCCGACGCGGCGGCCTTCCGCCGCCTCGTCGAGGTCTGCTGGGAGCGGACGGACTTCCTCCGCGGCCAGGACGCCGGGACCTTCGGGAATGCGCTGCTGGCCCTCTCCGCGCACGCGGGGGCCTGGGTCCGGCTGCCGGGCCCCTGGACCCCGAAGACCCACAACGCGTCCCGGCAGTTCCACTCGCTGCTGCGGCACCTGCTGGCACTCTACGACGTGCCGACGTTCCTGAACTCGGCCTGGACCGAGGGGCTCACGCCGGCCGGCGTGGTGCACCAGCGATGGTTCATCCGGGTCGCCCAGGGCCGGAACCTGCGCGACGCGGAGGGCCTGCCGTTCCCGCTCACGAAGAAGCAGGCGCACTACTACCTCCAGGCGCCCTCCGACTTCGACGCGATGCGGGCCTTCCGGTGGGCCCAGCTCCGGGACATGGGGGCGGATGAGCGGTTCATCCGCCACGTCGTCGCCACGCGGCTCGGGCAGTCGTTCGATCACGAGGACTTCTGGGTCACCGTGCTCCGCTGGCTCGTCGACCAGCCGATGCTCGACCACACGCAGTACGGGCCGATCGTGGACTACCTGCACAACCGCCGCTTCGTCGCGAACACGCCCAACCCGCTGGGGAACCAGCCGGGGCAGCCGCTGCTCGTGCCGTCGCAGCCGAACCTGTCGATGAAGGGCCGCGACGCCGAGGGCCTCCTCCGCGCCGTGGCCGACTGGCACCGCCGGCTCGGCGGCGCCGGGCACGGGCCGGACTTCTCCTGGACCCCCGTCATGCTGCCGGCGTTCCAGCACGAGGAGGGCGAGGGCAAGTCCAGGAAGGTCTACGTCATCACCCAGCTCACGAGCGCGCACGCCCTCCAGGGCGAGGGCCGGGTCATGGGGCACTGCGTGGCGTCCTACGCCCAGTCGTGCCGCGCGGGCCGGTGCTCGATCTGGTCGCTGCGGATGATCGACGCGATGGGCCTGGAAACGAGGCTCGTCACCCTCGAGGTGGACAATGCCTCCCGCCAGGTCGTCCAGGCCCGGCGGAAGTTCAACGCCATGCCGGGCGAGAAGGAGCTCCTCCTCCTCCACCGCTGGGCCTCCGCCGGCGGGCCTACCCTGTCGCGGTGGGCCACCCGCTGAGGGGGCGATAGCTCGGCATCCCGGAGGCCTCGGCGAATGCCCGTTCGCCGAGGCCCTCCGACCGGATCGGGTCACCTCCTCCGTGGGAGCCGGCTCCGTCCGGCGACCGGGCGAGCGCCGGCCGATGGTAGGGCCCCGCCGCCCCGTGGCCGTCCCTACCTCGCCGGCCGGTAGGTCCCGAACGTCCAGAGGTAGCCCTCCGGATCCCTCGCGCTGTATTCCCGCGAGCCATAGTCGGTGTCGTACGGCTCGGCCGTGACCACGGCGCCGGCGGCGCGGGCCCTCTCGTGATGTCCGTCCACGTCGTCGAGGGCGATGTAGACGCTCTGCCACGCCTCGCGGGGCCCGGGCGGGGGCGTGGGGATGTTCCCCTCCGCGTCCTTGTGGGCCGAGCCGAGCATGACGTACCCCGGCCCGAGCTTCAGCTCGGCGTGGGCGATCGTGCCGTCGGGGTTCTCCATGGCCATCCGCTCCTCGAACCCGAAGACCTCCTCCAGCCAGGCGATGGCCGCGACGGCATCGCGATAGCGGAGGCACGGATAGACGCTCGGCGTGGCATCGTGCGGCGCTGGCATGATAGGCTCCTCGTCGTGAGCGGCGGATCTCTCGGCGGCCCGGTCCCGATCCCCGGGCCGTTCCTCCCGTCGAGGAAGGTGGACAAAACTACATCCCAATTGGCGGTCGGGCAAGTCGCCCTGGCATCCGTTGCCGGCGATTCTCGATGCGTGCAGGGACACGGAGTGCTCCGCGATGCCGATCCTGAGACAGATCGCCCAGCTCGGCCAGCCGGTCCTCCGCGAGCCGGCGCGGGAGGTTGAGCTGCCGGCCGGCGAGGAGGTCCGCGGCCTCTGCCAGGACATGCTGGCGACGCTCCGCGAGGCCAACGGCGTGGGGATCGCCGCGCCGCAGGTGTACTCGCCCCTCGCGATCTTCATCGTCGCCTCGCGGCCGAACGCGCGCTACCCCGACGCGCCGCAGATGGAGCCGGAGGTCGTCATCAACCCGGAGATCGTCGAGCGGTCGGCCGAGATGGCGAAGGACTGGGAAGGCTGCCTGAGCATCCCCGGGATCCGCGGCCAGGTCCCGCGCCATCGCCGCATCGTCGCCCGCTACCGGACCCTCGACGGCGAGCACGTCGAGCGTGCGTTCACCGACTTCGTCGCCCGGGTCTTCCAGCACGAGGACGACCACCTCCGCGGCATCGTCTTCCTCGACCGCCTGGAGAGCCCCCGCGACATCATCACCGAGCGTGAGTTCCAGCGGTTGATCGCGAAGTGATGTCCTCCCGCAGCCGGATGCTCGCGAAGGCTCACCCGGTCGCCGGACGGAGCCGGCTCCCACGAGATGACGCCGCGACACGAAGGCCAGCGGCATGAGGGAGGAGAGACGCATGCCGCCCGAGTCGAGCGAGTCCAGCGAATCCAACGAGCCGGGGCTCCCCGCCTACGCGGCGACGATGGCGGCGTATCATCGCGCCTTCGAGCCGGAGCTGGTCGAGATCGTCGAGTCCCTGCCGATCCGTCGTGGCCAGACCGTGCTGGACTTCGCCTGCGGCGACGGGGCGTACGCGGGTTGGCTCGCCCGCCGGGTGGGGGCGTCGGGCCGCGTGATCGCGATGGACCTCTCGCCGGCCTACCTGGGGGCGGCCCGGCGCAACCTCGCGGCGCGGCCCGAGCTGGCGGCCCGGGTGCGGCTCGTCCGGGCGGACGCGGGGCGTTCGCCGCTCCGGGACGGCTCGGTCGACCTGACCTGGTGCGCCCAGAGCCTCTACAGCCTCCCGGATCCCGTGGAGGCGATCCGGCGGATGGCCGCCGCGACCCGGCCCGGCGGGCTCGTCGCGGTCTTCGAGAACGACGAGATGCACCACGTCCTGTTCCCCTGGCCGGCGGAGGCGGAGCTGGCCTTCCGCCGGGCCGAGCTCGCGGGGTTCTCGGCCGAGTCCGACCGGCCCTGGAAGTTCTACGTCGGCCGGCGGCTCCTGCGCGTCTTCCGCGAGGCCGGCCTCGCCGACGTCGCCCTGCGGTGCTTCGCCTTCACCCGGCAGGCGCCGCTGGATGCGGCCGCGCGGGAGTTCTTCGCGGGGTTCCTGGAGAACCTCCGCGACCGCGCCGGGCTGTTCCTGGAACCGGACCTGCGCACGCTGCTCGAGGGCATGACCACGCCGGGTTCGGGCCGATTCCTCCTGGACGACCCCGACCTCTGCGTGACGTGCGTGAACCACGTGGCGGTCGGCGTCAGGCCGTGAGCGACGGGGTGGCCATCGGCCACAGCACGTCCTCGGTCATCGGCACGACCTTCCAGTCCGAGCCGGTCC from Aquisphaera giovannonii includes these protein-coding regions:
- a CDS encoding class I SAM-dependent methyltransferase, with protein sequence MPPESSESSESNEPGLPAYAATMAAYHRAFEPELVEIVESLPIRRGQTVLDFACGDGAYAGWLARRVGASGRVIAMDLSPAYLGAARRNLAARPELAARVRLVRADAGRSPLRDGSVDLTWCAQSLYSLPDPVEAIRRMAAATRPGGLVAVFENDEMHHVLFPWPAEAELAFRRAELAGFSAESDRPWKFYVGRRLLRVFREAGLADVALRCFAFTRQAPLDAAAREFFAGFLENLRDRAGLFLEPDLRTLLEGMTTPGSGRFLLDDPDLCVTCVNHVAVGVRP
- the def gene encoding peptide deformylase: MPILRQIAQLGQPVLREPAREVELPAGEEVRGLCQDMLATLREANGVGIAAPQVYSPLAIFIVASRPNARYPDAPQMEPEVVINPEIVERSAEMAKDWEGCLSIPGIRGQVPRHRRIVARYRTLDGEHVERAFTDFVARVFQHEDDHLRGIVFLDRLESPRDIITEREFQRLIAK
- a CDS encoding PcfJ domain-containing protein, which translates into the protein MDARPKSNKQKRQELKEKQARRAVRAAEQRESPRAKAAALTARADWSLRRAKGMHRNLPRFLERLEAETMPSTRAANGLEHLAALYGTVNRAKPNQYPLVPDAAAFRRLVEVCWERTDFLRGQDAGTFGNALLALSAHAGAWVRLPGPWTPKTHNASRQFHSLLRHLLALYDVPTFLNSAWTEGLTPAGVVHQRWFIRVAQGRNLRDAEGLPFPLTKKQAHYYLQAPSDFDAMRAFRWAQLRDMGADERFIRHVVATRLGQSFDHEDFWVTVLRWLVDQPMLDHTQYGPIVDYLHNRRFVANTPNPLGNQPGQPLLVPSQPNLSMKGRDAEGLLRAVADWHRRLGGAGHGPDFSWTPVMLPAFQHEEGEGKSRKVYVITQLTSAHALQGEGRVMGHCVASYAQSCRAGRCSIWSLRMIDAMGLETRLVTLEVDNASRQVVQARRKFNAMPGEKELLLLHRWASAGGPTLSRWATR
- a CDS encoding PepSY-associated TM helix domain-containing protein is translated as MATTHSQHVRRQLSLRVVKVARWLHIYASMLGLAAVLFFSATGITLNHPDWFFGERASSTSAEGTIDLALLHVKTAAPGPARPPSEPSDPAEPAEDPPPPDLSAEVAKLEVVEALRTAHGIGGALVDFKVDEQECSVTFKGPGYSADAFIDRESGKYTLTESRHGVVAVLNDLHKGRDTGPVWSAVIDVSAVVLVFISLTGLILLFYLKLRRVPGVVVAIAGTLLVLALYYWGVP
- a CDS encoding VOC family protein, which translates into the protein MPAPHDATPSVYPCLRYRDAVAAIAWLEEVFGFEERMAMENPDGTIAHAELKLGPGYVMLGSAHKDAEGNIPTPPPGPREAWQSVYIALDDVDGHHERARAAGAVVTAEPYDTDYGSREYSARDPEGYLWTFGTYRPAR